A window from Desulfovibrio subterraneus encodes these proteins:
- a CDS encoding YIP1 family protein: MEIRCPQCGYGKEVDEAALTPSVTFATCPECGHRFRFRDAVPENEPDFTLDSGQEEPARDSAVVEEDHPHPTSHTAPEEGPMPSWGQPKKAEAEIWAYAREVGVVAALIANTRHILQRPQGFFATMSREVSFLVPLSYYLIISLVGIGLETFWQTAVGNPILPEAFSGAVSSPGEMIQLVMFSPVVLMLYLYALSGILHLGLVLTGAAKGGVRTTMRVVCYSSAADMLSIIPVVGSLLGGLLRLWIIVVGLRTVHGTTTARVLPSVGLLFLSLLVIVALTMRDLGML; encoded by the coding sequence ATGGAAATTCGTTGTCCCCAGTGTGGATATGGTAAAGAGGTGGATGAGGCTGCTCTCACCCCCTCGGTAACATTTGCAACCTGCCCCGAGTGCGGGCACAGGTTCCGTTTCCGCGATGCAGTGCCTGAAAACGAGCCGGATTTCACACTTGATTCCGGACAGGAAGAACCTGCCCGCGATTCTGCAGTGGTTGAAGAGGATCACCCGCATCCCACCTCACACACCGCGCCGGAAGAAGGTCCCATGCCTTCCTGGGGGCAACCTAAAAAGGCCGAAGCCGAGATTTGGGCCTATGCCCGCGAGGTGGGCGTGGTGGCCGCACTTATTGCGAATACCCGCCATATTCTCCAGCGGCCGCAGGGCTTTTTCGCCACCATGAGCCGCGAGGTCTCTTTTCTTGTCCCCCTGAGCTATTATCTCATAATATCGCTGGTGGGCATCGGTCTGGAAACTTTCTGGCAGACGGCCGTGGGCAATCCCATTCTTCCCGAAGCATTTTCCGGTGCCGTAAGTTCCCCCGGCGAGATGATTCAGCTTGTCATGTTCAGCCCTGTGGTGCTGATGCTGTATCTGTATGCGCTTTCCGGCATACTGCATCTCGGCCTTGTGTTGACGGGCGCTGCCAAGGGCGGAGTGCGAACGACCATGCGTGTTGTCTGTTATTCGAGTGCAGCGGATATGCTGAGCATTATCCCCGTGGTGGGATCGCTGCTGGGCGGGCTGCTGCGTCTGTGGATAATAGTAGTCGGGCTCAGAACCGTACACGGCACCACAACGGCGCGGGTGTTGCCCTCTGTCGGGCTGCTGTTTCTCTCCCTGCTGGTCATCGTGGCGCTGACAATGCGCGACCTTGGTATGCTGTAG
- a CDS encoding YIP1 family protein — protein MKELDDAVVPAEMVYATCPNCRHRFRFRGEEPQFGLEAEDDSTFAPSVDEGAISHDGQNLMRGAEDGTHREGGEMAHGTSGATGASGMASERAPVQGAGQETGQAAAFSAGHGEAVDPAVANIPWVYRGQVGWLAAFLATTRAVLMTPAVFFAHAGTEWRKAGVFPFYIICTVFGLLMGQIWAWAITTFLSDILSAETMAVAGGGFMGWGMALGMAAVTAVLSPLFLLITAGVLHACLRITGAGRNGFGATAMVCGFGVCTYVLYLVPFIGQFLAGLWGLFVLLVGLRHAHGAPMWKVVLAVFLPVLILLVLALVVGGMPH, from the coding sequence ATGAAGGAACTGGATGATGCCGTCGTTCCGGCGGAAATGGTCTATGCCACCTGTCCCAACTGCCGCCACCGGTTCCGGTTTCGTGGCGAGGAGCCGCAGTTCGGTCTGGAAGCGGAAGATGACAGCACTTTTGCCCCCTCTGTTGACGAGGGTGCCATATCGCATGACGGTCAAAATCTGATGCGTGGTGCGGAAGATGGCACGCATCGGGAGGGCGGGGAAATGGCCCATGGCACTTCCGGCGCAACGGGAGCCTCCGGCATGGCTTCTGAGCGGGCCCCTGTACAGGGAGCAGGGCAGGAGACTGGGCAGGCTGCGGCTTTCTCAGCCGGACACGGTGAAGCTGTTGACCCTGCCGTTGCCAATATCCCCTGGGTATACAGAGGGCAGGTGGGCTGGCTGGCGGCTTTTCTCGCCACCACGCGGGCAGTTCTGATGACCCCCGCCGTGTTTTTCGCCCATGCCGGTACTGAATGGCGCAAGGCCGGTGTTTTTCCTTTCTATATCATCTGTACCGTTTTCGGGCTGCTGATGGGACAGATCTGGGCATGGGCAATAACAACTTTTCTGTCTGACATCCTTTCTGCCGAGACAATGGCCGTGGCAGGCGGTGGCTTCATGGGCTGGGGAATGGCGCTCGGCATGGCGGCGGTGACCGCAGTGCTGTCTCCGCTGTTCCTGCTGATCACTGCCGGAGTGCTGCATGCCTGTCTGCGGATTACTGGTGCCGGGCGTAACGGCTTTGGCGCAACCGCCATGGTGTGCGGTTTCGGCGTCTGTACCTACGTGCTGTATCTTGTGCCGTTCATCGGCCAGTTTCTTGCCGGTTTGTGGGGATTGTTTGTTCTGCTTGTGGGGTTGCGTCATGCGCACGGGGCGCCCATGTGGAAGGTGGTGCTGGCGGTCTTTCTGCCTGTGCTGATTCTGCTGGTGCTTGCGCTGGTCGTGGGCGGAATGCCTCACTAG
- a CDS encoding glycosyl transferase family 2, which translates to MMPVPPAQPVQPVLHDVARLVRDQLHRYSAAVLPFRLDGDHVPPLVHAGTDEAARHVGQLSQALKAAQRAGREHFLLLGAGDGRLSDALVTALPEQVTLTVLEPHPARVRSAMEAGRMQWWRESGRHRLVTDTSSWALLLLLVQAGMTPANTTMMLHPQLTGKERAWCRDWQRLFAGVKETAGWQDSEHDSQQGSQHAGQRKEAGLRPDAPLALGLIAHPDEPNLAGFFAQIPDWLHEVVVVWDAAEMHAVPQAARVALSACAVPVREFARPLGGNFAAQRNAVLDACSTEWIFFLDGDERLSAKGWSALPALMQSGVGGFAFPRWTRMGSEAECRAGFGLWPDVQLRLFRKGKETRFERNVHEVVRNVCGSLGLALTIHIDHYSHLWKDMDILAQKLRAFDEAAGRNAMHRLSEEYPAVPCELFGVLEGLFKEDRFLLLPVAT; encoded by the coding sequence ATGATGCCCGTTCCCCCGGCTCAGCCAGTTCAGCCTGTCCTGCATGATGTAGCGCGCCTTGTCCGTGATCAGTTGCACCGGTACTCCGCAGCCGTGCTGCCGTTCCGGCTGGATGGGGACCATGTGCCGCCGCTGGTGCATGCCGGTACAGACGAGGCCGCCCGCCATGTCGGTCAACTCAGTCAGGCGCTGAAGGCTGCCCAACGTGCAGGCAGAGAACACTTTCTGCTGCTCGGTGCGGGCGATGGTCGATTGTCCGATGCTCTTGTAACGGCCTTGCCGGAACAGGTGACACTTACCGTGCTGGAACCACATCCTGCGAGGGTGCGCTCGGCCATGGAAGCAGGCCGGATGCAGTGGTGGCGGGAATCCGGCAGACATCGTCTGGTAACGGATACCTCTTCGTGGGCATTATTATTGTTGCTTGTGCAGGCAGGCATGACGCCCGCAAACACGACCATGATGCTGCATCCGCAGCTGACAGGGAAAGAACGTGCATGGTGCCGCGACTGGCAGCGACTGTTTGCCGGGGTGAAGGAGACTGCAGGCTGGCAAGACAGTGAGCACGACAGTCAGCAAGGCAGTCAGCACGCTGGCCAGCGCAAAGAAGCCGGGCTGCGACCTGATGCCCCGCTTGCGCTGGGGCTCATAGCGCATCCTGATGAACCGAATCTGGCGGGATTTTTTGCGCAGATACCGGATTGGCTGCACGAGGTTGTGGTGGTGTGGGATGCCGCGGAAATGCATGCCGTTCCGCAGGCTGCCCGTGTTGCCCTGTCAGCGTGCGCGGTGCCTGTGCGTGAGTTTGCGCGGCCCCTCGGGGGTAACTTTGCGGCACAGCGTAATGCCGTGCTGGATGCCTGCTCCACGGAGTGGATTTTTTTTCTGGACGGAGATGAACGTCTTTCCGCCAAGGGGTGGAGTGCTCTGCCTGCGCTTATGCAGAGCGGGGTCGGGGGATTTGCCTTTCCCCGTTGGACACGGATGGGCAGCGAGGCGGAGTGCCGTGCCGGATTCGGGCTATGGCCCGATGTGCAGTTGCGGCTGTTCAGAAAGGGGAAGGAAACCCGTTTCGAGCGTAACGTGCACGAAGTGGTGCGCAATGTCTGCGGCTCGCTCGGGCTTGCCCTGACCATTCATATTGATCATTACAGCCATCTGTGGAAGGACATGGATATACTGGCGCAGAAACTGCGTGCCTTTGATGAAGCCGCAGGGCGTAATGCTATGCACAGGCTGAGCGAGGAGTATCCCGCGGTGCCGTGCGAGCTGTTCGGAGTTCTGGAAGGATTGTTCAAAGAGGACAGGTTCCTGCTGCTGCCCGTTGCAACGTGA
- a CDS encoding glycosyltransferase family 4 protein, with amino-acid sequence MTVNKIRVLHVVQGLGAGGTEKVMQLLACHTDPVRFSVAVHSPQDGPRAALLRQAGIPTHVGGDAGAALDRFRPHIIHVHRGGWPEPGMMRPLRLYRQTMRRQGQAAVLVETNVFGRRDDSAGGAALDATLFVSHFCAHRYEEVEGIVTAPPRYQVLYNPVDTDFFQLNALTPEQRDYARPAIGRISRPDPGKWSPLALEFLPPAVLAMPDIRYRIIGGIDDARRFVAEKGLEANVEFCGPVLTDGELASFFDSISLLAHANDTGESFGLVIAEAMACGLPVVTHPAAGLKDNAQLELVEHGRTGLVARTADEYAAAVLHLLRNPAVARNMGIAGREKAQRLYRVQAVAKQLEHIYDDLLQRCGGHL; translated from the coding sequence ATGACCGTCAATAAAATCAGAGTGCTGCACGTGGTGCAGGGGCTGGGTGCCGGAGGCACGGAAAAGGTGATGCAGCTTTTGGCCTGCCACACCGATCCTGTCCGGTTTTCAGTGGCTGTTCATTCACCGCAGGATGGCCCGCGGGCGGCTCTGCTGCGGCAGGCTGGCATTCCCACCCATGTTGGCGGCGATGCCGGGGCGGCGCTGGACCGCTTCAGGCCCCACATCATCCATGTTCATCGGGGCGGGTGGCCGGAGCCGGGCATGATGCGCCCTCTGCGCCTGTACCGGCAGACCATGCGCAGACAGGGGCAGGCCGCCGTGCTGGTGGAGACCAACGTTTTCGGCCGCAGGGATGATTCAGCAGGCGGCGCCGCGCTCGATGCCACGCTGTTTGTCTCGCATTTCTGTGCGCACCGGTATGAAGAGGTGGAGGGAATTGTCACTGCTCCGCCACGCTATCAGGTGCTCTACAATCCCGTGGATACGGATTTCTTTCAGCTCAATGCCCTTACGCCCGAGCAGCGGGATTATGCGCGTCCGGCCATTGGCCGCATCTCGCGCCCCGACCCCGGCAAATGGTCGCCTCTGGCTCTGGAGTTTCTGCCTCCTGCCGTGTTGGCCATGCCGGATATCCGCTACCGCATCATCGGCGGTATTGACGATGCGAGGCGGTTTGTTGCTGAGAAGGGGCTTGAGGCCAATGTGGAATTCTGCGGGCCGGTGCTGACCGATGGAGAGCTTGCTTCGTTTTTCGATTCCATCTCCCTGCTGGCGCATGCCAACGACACGGGTGAGAGCTTCGGGCTGGTGATTGCCGAGGCCATGGCCTGCGGGCTGCCCGTGGTGACGCATCCTGCCGCAGGGCTGAAGGACAATGCCCAGCTTGAACTGGTGGAACACGGCAGAACGGGTCTGGTTGCCCGCACCGCAGATGAATACGCCGCAGCCGTGCTGCATCTCTTGCGCAATCCGGCTGTGGCCCGCAACATGGGCATTGCCGGTCGTGAAAAGGCGCAGCGGCTGTATCGCGTGCAGGCCGTGGCAAAACAGCTGGAACATATTTATGACGACCTGCTGCAGCGTTGCGGAGGACATCTATGA
- the ahbC gene encoding 12,18-didecarboxysiroheme deacetylase: MIGISKLYCGQVEPSDALRYGRHSGKLPSHLLQFSADKKPVVVWNMTQRCNLKCVHCYAHAVEPDGKDAISTEKGKEIIRDLAQYGAPVMLFSGGEPLVRQDLVELAKYATDQGMRAVISTNGTLITKQKAKELKEVGLSYVGISLDGMEEVHNKFRGVPNSFKKALEGIENCKAEGLKVGLRFTINKRNAPEVPKIFDLVKELEVPRICFYHLVYSGRGSELIKEDLDHQETREMLDLIMDRTRALHDAGMPKEVLTVDNHADGPYVWMRMKKEDPKRAEEVFELLQFNEGNSSGRGIGCISWDGSVHPDQFWRQKVFGNVLERPFSEIWDDPNIELLAKMKDKKQYVGGRCATCRFLNICGGNFRARAEAYYGDEWAQDPACYLTDDEIRPE, translated from the coding sequence ATGATTGGTATTTCCAAACTCTACTGTGGTCAGGTAGAACCGTCTGACGCCCTGCGTTACGGTCGCCATTCCGGAAAGCTTCCTTCCCACCTGCTCCAGTTCTCCGCAGACAAGAAGCCTGTGGTGGTCTGGAACATGACCCAGCGCTGCAACCTCAAGTGCGTTCACTGTTACGCCCACGCTGTCGAACCCGACGGCAAGGATGCCATCAGCACCGAAAAGGGCAAGGAAATCATCCGCGATCTGGCCCAGTACGGCGCTCCGGTCATGCTGTTCTCCGGCGGTGAACCGCTGGTGCGTCAGGACCTCGTGGAACTGGCCAAGTACGCCACAGATCAGGGCATGCGTGCGGTTATCTCTACCAACGGCACCCTCATCACCAAGCAGAAGGCCAAAGAACTGAAAGAAGTGGGCCTTTCCTACGTCGGCATCTCTCTCGACGGCATGGAAGAAGTGCACAACAAGTTCCGCGGCGTGCCCAACTCCTTCAAGAAGGCGCTGGAAGGCATTGAAAACTGTAAGGCCGAAGGCCTGAAGGTTGGCCTGCGCTTCACCATAAACAAGCGCAACGCTCCTGAAGTACCCAAGATTTTCGATCTGGTGAAAGAGCTGGAAGTTCCCCGCATCTGTTTCTACCATCTCGTCTATTCCGGCCGCGGTTCCGAACTGATCAAGGAAGACCTGGATCATCAGGAAACCCGCGAAATGCTCGACCTGATCATGGACCGCACCCGTGCACTGCACGATGCGGGCATGCCCAAGGAAGTGCTCACCGTGGACAACCACGCCGACGGCCCCTACGTATGGATGCGCATGAAGAAGGAAGATCCCAAGCGCGCCGAAGAAGTATTTGAACTGCTGCAGTTCAACGAAGGCAACAGCTCCGGTCGCGGCATCGGCTGCATCAGCTGGGACGGTTCCGTCCATCCCGACCAGTTCTGGCGCCAGAAGGTATTCGGAAACGTGCTTGAGCGTCCCTTCTCTGAAATCTGGGACGATCCCAACATCGAACTGCTCGCCAAGATGAAGGACAAAAAGCAGTACGTGGGCGGCCGTTGTGCCACCTGCCGCTTCCTGAACATCTGCGGCGGCAACTTCCGCGCCCGTGCCGAAGCCTACTACGGCGACGAATGGGCACAGGACCCCGCCTGCTACCTGACGGACGACGAAATCCGTCCCGAATAG
- the hemB gene encoding porphobilinogen synthase, producing the protein MADFFRGRRLRRTAALRELVRENEVRAQDLIMPYFVVDTDDASFRKPIGSMPGQYQLSLQEFEKQVGAAVKNGLRSVILFGIPKTKDGVGSEGYADDGIVQKAVRLCKQRWPELVVVTDVCLCEYTDHGHCGLLRKENGEVTVENDATLTLLARTAVSHAKAGADIVAPSDMMDGRVLAIREALDEAGFDNIPVMSYAVKYASAFYGPFREAAESAPQSGDRKSYQMDPANSREALREATADVLEEADFLMVKPAGPYLDIIRMVRDEFDLPVAAYQVSGEYSMIMAAAQNGWINGDAVAMESLLGIKRAGADLIISYFTEDFLARGLVK; encoded by the coding sequence GTGGCAGATTTCTTTCGTGGACGGCGCCTGCGCCGCACGGCCGCTCTTCGTGAACTGGTAAGAGAAAACGAGGTTCGCGCACAGGACCTCATCATGCCCTACTTCGTCGTGGATACCGACGACGCCTCCTTCCGCAAGCCCATAGGCTCCATGCCGGGGCAGTATCAGCTTTCCCTGCAGGAATTTGAAAAGCAGGTGGGGGCCGCCGTTAAAAACGGCCTGCGCTCCGTCATTCTTTTCGGCATTCCCAAGACCAAGGACGGCGTCGGTTCCGAAGGTTATGCAGATGACGGCATCGTGCAGAAGGCCGTGCGCCTGTGCAAGCAGCGCTGGCCCGAACTGGTGGTAGTAACCGATGTGTGCCTGTGTGAATACACCGACCACGGCCATTGCGGCCTGCTGCGCAAGGAAAACGGCGAAGTCACCGTGGAAAACGATGCCACCCTCACCCTGCTGGCCAGAACCGCCGTATCCCACGCTAAAGCCGGAGCAGACATTGTTGCTCCGTCCGACATGATGGACGGCCGCGTGCTCGCCATCCGCGAAGCGCTGGACGAAGCCGGTTTCGACAACATTCCGGTCATGTCCTATGCGGTGAAATACGCCTCCGCCTTTTACGGTCCCTTCCGCGAAGCTGCGGAATCCGCCCCCCAGTCCGGCGACCGCAAGTCCTATCAGATGGACCCCGCCAACAGCCGCGAGGCCCTGCGCGAGGCCACTGCCGATGTGCTGGAAGAAGCCGATTTCCTCATGGTAAAGCCCGCCGGCCCGTATCTCGACATCATCCGCATGGTGCGCGACGAGTTCGACCTGCCCGTGGCCGCCTATCAGGTAAGCGGCGAATACTCCATGATCATGGCAGCTGCGCAGAACGGCTGGATCAACGGCGATGCAGTGGCCATGGAATCGCTGCTGGGCATCAAGCGCGCCGGTGCTGATCTGATCATTTCCTATTTTACCGAAGACTTCCTCGCACGGGGACTGGTGAAGTAA
- the ahbD gene encoding heme b synthase, whose protein sequence is MQDHKHSGCPCGHGQKAQGHPEGRPEGHPGGHPGGHPGGHPSGHPKGHPGGAAHAGGLSGMKASTLEDGTPACKLIAWEVTRSCNLACKHCRAEAHEEPYPGELSTEEAKALIDTFPSVGNPIIIFTGGDPMMRKDVYELIAYATDKGLRCVMSPNGTLITPETAQKMKESGVQRCSISIDGPGAEFHDDFRGVPGAFDASMRGIQYLKDAGIDFQINTTVTRQNLPYFKDIFTLCEKIGAVAWHIFLLVPTGRAAQMGAEVITAEEYEEVLNWFYDFRKTTDMHLKATCAPHYYRIMRQRAKEEGIPVTPENFGMDAFTRGCLGGTGFCFISHVGQVQPCGYLELDCGNVRTTPFPEIWRTSKQFRQFRTKEEYEGKCGVCEYHNVCGGCRARGYSMKGSHMAEEPLCSYTPRKCG, encoded by the coding sequence ATGCAAGACCACAAGCATTCCGGCTGCCCCTGCGGCCATGGACAGAAGGCTCAGGGCCATCCCGAGGGGCGTCCCGAAGGTCATCCCGGTGGCCATCCGGGCGGACATCCGGGCGGACACCCCAGTGGCCATCCGAAAGGCCATCCCGGCGGCGCAGCCCATGCAGGCGGCCTCTCCGGCATGAAAGCCAGCACGCTTGAAGACGGCACCCCCGCCTGCAAGCTCATCGCATGGGAAGTAACCCGCTCCTGCAACCTCGCCTGCAAGCACTGCCGCGCCGAGGCACACGAAGAGCCCTATCCCGGCGAGCTTTCCACCGAAGAAGCAAAGGCCCTTATCGATACCTTCCCCAGCGTGGGCAACCCCATCATCATCTTCACCGGTGGCGACCCCATGATGCGCAAGGACGTATACGAACTTATCGCATACGCCACAGACAAGGGCCTGCGCTGCGTCATGTCGCCCAACGGCACGCTCATTACGCCCGAAACCGCGCAGAAGATGAAGGAATCCGGCGTACAGCGCTGTTCCATCTCCATCGACGGTCCCGGTGCCGAATTCCACGACGACTTCCGCGGCGTTCCCGGTGCCTTTGATGCTTCCATGCGCGGCATCCAGTACCTGAAGGACGCGGGCATCGATTTCCAGATCAACACCACCGTCACCCGCCAGAACCTGCCCTACTTCAAGGACATCTTCACCCTGTGCGAAAAGATTGGTGCCGTTGCATGGCACATCTTCCTGCTGGTGCCCACCGGCCGCGCAGCCCAGATGGGTGCGGAAGTGATCACCGCAGAAGAATACGAAGAAGTGCTCAACTGGTTCTACGACTTCCGCAAGACCACCGACATGCACCTCAAGGCCACCTGTGCGCCGCACTACTACCGCATCATGCGCCAGCGCGCCAAGGAAGAAGGCATTCCGGTAACGCCGGAAAACTTCGGCATGGACGCCTTCACCCGCGGCTGCCTCGGCGGCACGGGCTTCTGCTTCATCTCCCACGTGGGTCAGGTGCAGCCCTGCGGCTATCTTGAACTGGACTGCGGCAACGTGCGCACCACTCCCTTCCCGGAAATATGGCGCACCTCCAAGCAGTTCCGCCAGTTCCGCACCAAGGAAGAATATGAAGGCAAGTGCGGCGTGTGCGAATACCACAACGTATGCGGCGGCTGCCGTGCACGCGGCTATTCCATGAAGGGGTCGCACATGGCGGAAGAGCCGCTGTGCAGCTACACCCCGCGCAAGTGCGGCTAG
- the ahbA gene encoding siroheme decarboxylase subunit alpha, which produces MTQQMDASLDAVDRKILTIIQSGFPVETRPYQVIGDAVGLTEAETLARVRSMKERKLIRRMGANFNSKGLGWRSTLCAAKVPADKMDSFVAEVNALPGVTHNYLRDHEFNIWFTFIGPSWDDVCETLADITRKTGIEILNLPATRLYKIKVDFNLED; this is translated from the coding sequence ATGACCCAGCAGATGGATGCGTCCCTTGACGCAGTCGACCGCAAGATACTGACCATCATCCAGTCCGGATTCCCCGTGGAAACGCGCCCCTATCAGGTCATCGGCGACGCCGTGGGACTGACGGAAGCCGAAACGCTGGCCCGTGTGCGCTCCATGAAGGAACGCAAGCTCATCCGCCGCATGGGTGCCAACTTCAATTCAAAGGGACTCGGCTGGCGCTCCACCCTGTGTGCGGCCAAAGTGCCTGCGGACAAGATGGACAGCTTTGTCGCAGAAGTGAACGCACTGCCCGGCGTTACCCACAACTACCTGCGCGACCATGAATTCAACATCTGGTTCACCTTTATCGGCCCCAGCTGGGACGATGTGTGCGAAACACTCGCAGATATCACGCGCAAAACCGGCATCGAAATCCTCAACCTTCCGGCCACCAGGCTCTACAAGATCAAGGTGGATTTCAATCTGGAAGATTGA
- a CDS encoding sensor domain-containing protein produces the protein MTLLFSSTMAFAAQLPPEATDAADAAVPHAHLQTSEWILLIAILVLAITICFFLIARRFRAMHAGMDHLTSMLQNRTEAMHELDEAKQAYKNLYDLALVAIFRSTIDGSRFLAINQTGARMFGYESAQEMLAMTFPRDVYHPPDKRTEMLRELELKGLVQNFSASFIRKDGSIFHAIFSSKLNREENYIEGTIQDITSLKLAEQRIGESRDYLQNVIDAIPIPVAVRDTTGIFTLANDEFASAVDIPKNQLIGKHSRELFPLSAVLLQEEYDRALLNAKGKATQRFEQHNPRANPPTTQLVYENVLLDSNGEVAGLVGAIIDITARKRMEEELRKAKERYRNILVNSLEGIFMATVDGRITAVNPAMAKLYGYNSPEEMIDSVRNLALEHWVHPEKRDQMLKDLIRTDHLSGYEIEIRRRDGEHIWISLSIRAVRNDMGVLEAIEGIAVDVTEKKRSVQELSVRANTDPLTGLANRTHMEQSLEHMLAQAKRSQKNVGVLFIDLDKFKPINDTYGHEAGDTLLREVSSRLKVRLREADLAARMGGDEFVIILWDIRSVEDLYRVGRPLLEELNKPYTWEGRELRIGASIGGCIFPDHGNTPGELLRCADKAMYGIKQSGKNALHISPANDSCRIES, from the coding sequence ATGACGCTTCTTTTCTCAAGCACCATGGCATTCGCCGCGCAGCTTCCGCCAGAGGCAACGGATGCTGCGGATGCTGCCGTTCCCCATGCCCACCTGCAAACTTCGGAATGGATTCTGCTCATCGCCATTCTCGTGCTTGCCATAACCATTTGCTTTTTCCTCATTGCGCGGCGGTTCAGGGCCATGCATGCGGGCATGGACCATCTCACCTCCATGCTCCAGAACCGTACAGAAGCGATGCACGAACTGGACGAAGCCAAACAGGCCTACAAAAACCTGTATGACCTTGCCCTGGTCGCCATTTTCCGTTCAACAATTGACGGCAGCCGTTTTCTCGCCATCAACCAGACCGGTGCGCGTATGTTCGGATACGAGTCCGCGCAGGAAATGCTCGCCATGACATTTCCCCGCGATGTCTACCATCCACCGGATAAACGGACTGAGATGCTGAGGGAGCTTGAACTCAAAGGACTGGTCCAGAACTTTTCCGCCTCCTTCATCCGCAAGGATGGCTCGATCTTTCACGCAATTTTCTCATCCAAGCTCAACCGTGAAGAAAATTACATAGAAGGCACCATTCAGGACATCACCTCGCTGAAGCTGGCCGAACAGCGCATCGGCGAAAGTCGGGACTATCTGCAGAACGTTATCGACGCTATTCCCATTCCTGTAGCCGTGCGCGACACCACGGGCATTTTCACACTGGCCAACGATGAATTTGCCTCCGCCGTGGACATACCCAAAAATCAACTCATAGGAAAACACTCAAGAGAGCTGTTTCCCCTTTCCGCAGTGCTGCTGCAGGAAGAATATGACCGCGCCCTGCTGAACGCGAAAGGCAAGGCCACGCAGCGTTTTGAACAGCACAATCCAAGGGCGAATCCTCCCACCACGCAGCTCGTTTATGAAAACGTTCTGCTGGACAGTAACGGGGAAGTCGCCGGACTTGTGGGAGCCATTATCGATATTACCGCCCGCAAGCGCATGGAAGAAGAGCTCCGCAAGGCCAAGGAGCGCTATCGCAACATCCTCGTCAATTCGCTGGAAGGCATATTCATGGCCACCGTTGACGGCAGGATAACTGCCGTCAATCCTGCAATGGCCAAACTGTATGGATATAATTCTCCGGAGGAGATGATAGATTCCGTCCGCAACCTTGCGCTGGAGCACTGGGTGCACCCGGAAAAGCGTGACCAGATGCTGAAGGATCTGATCAGGACGGACCATCTTTCAGGCTACGAGATTGAAATACGCAGACGCGACGGAGAGCATATCTGGATTTCCCTGAGCATCAGGGCTGTGAGAAACGACATGGGCGTTCTGGAAGCCATCGAGGGCATTGCGGTGGATGTAACGGAGAAAAAACGATCGGTACAGGAACTCTCAGTCCGCGCAAACACCGACCCCCTGACCGGGCTGGCCAACCGCACCCACATGGAACAAAGTCTTGAACACATGCTTGCGCAGGCCAAGCGTTCCCAGAAAAATGTGGGCGTGCTGTTCATAGACCTCGATAAATTCAAGCCCATTAACGACACCTACGGGCACGAGGCAGGCGACACGCTGCTGAGAGAAGTATCCTCACGCCTGAAGGTCCGCCTGCGCGAGGCTGACCTTGCGGCACGCATGGGCGGTGACGAGTTCGTTATTATCCTCTGGGATATCAGAAGCGTGGAAGACCTGTACCGTGTGGGGCGCCCCCTGCTGGAGGAGCTGAACAAGCCCTATACATGGGAAGGCAGAGAGCTGCGCATCGGCGCAAGCATAGGTGGCTGCATATTCCCCGACCACGGCAACACGCCGGGGGAACTGCTGCGCTGCGCCGACAAGGCCATGTACGGCATCAAGCAGTCGGGCAAGAATGCCCTGCACATCTCACCGGCAAACGATAGCTGCCGGATCGAGTCCTAG